The Magnetococcus marinus MC-1 genome contains the following window.
TTTTTACAGATTTTGCGTCTAATCCCATGTGTCCTATTTCAATAATACTTGAATTTTGGAACTCATCATAGTTTGAAACTGAACTTTCCATATGATGAGGTTTTTTCAATGCGCTAGAGGTTTCTCTATCCCCTATCAACACATCAAAAAAGATCAATCCAAATAGCGCAGCTATTATGATGTTTTTTTGAATTAATTCTTTCACGATCACCGCTCCCGCAACCCCTCTTGCATAGACTTCTGAATGGGGCTGAGGAAAAACTCAATGATCCTACGCTTGCCGGTTTTTATCTCCGCCGTCACTGACATGCCAGGGGTGATGTTAACCAGCCGCTCCCCCACCTGCATGGTGTTTTTCATCATGCTTATGCGGGCCGCATAGACCAGACCCATTTCCTCGTGCTCCACCGCATCGGCAGAGAGCTTTTTCACAATGCCGTTGATCAGCCCATACCTGGTAAAAGGAAAGGTCTCCAGCTTGATCTCCACCGCCTGCCCCTCCTCCACAAAGCCGATATCCTTATTGGCCAAGTAGGCCTCCACCTCAATCCCGCCGGATGTAGGCACAATACGCATCAGCTCCTGAGCGGGCTGCACCACGCCACCGACGGTGTGAATCACCAGATTCTGCACCACCCCATCAATGGGTGAACGCAGTACCTGCAACTGGTTGCGCCGGGCCGCCTTGGTCAGCTCCTGCTCAATATCAATAACCCGCTGCTCAGATTCGACATACTTCTCCATCACCTCTTTGCGAAAGCGTGCCTCGGTCTCAGCAAAGCGTTTACGGGTCACATCCAACCCCGCCAACAGCTCCGCCAGACGGCTCTTCTGAATGGCCAGATCCCGTTGCAGCTCCACCCGCTCCTGCTCCAACTCCAACCAGTGGGATTGCGCCGCCAGCTTCTTCTCCATCAGAGTCTTCTGAGCATTGGCCCGCTTGGCAATCAACGGCAGCAGCTGCTGATACTTACGTACCGCCTCCTTGGCTGAGGCCAGCTCCGCCATCTGCTTCTTCAGCTCATGGCCAATGCCCTGCAACGAAGCACGGTGGGCCAGCAAGGTATCCTTGAGCAACCAACGCTGCTTCTGCACCCGCCCTTCAGGGGCACCATCAGGGGAACGGTAGAGAATCTGCGGCTGCTCACCCTGATCCCACTCCGCTAGCGCCTGCCAACGGGCCATATCCAATTGTGCAGAGAGTAGATTCTCCTCAAAACGCACCAGATCCGCCTCGGTGGAGGTTGGATCCAGAATCACCAACACCTCCCCCTCGGCGACCTGCTCCCCTTCGCGCACGGGAATCTCCCGCACCACACCGATCTCCAGGGGCTGAATCACCTTCACATGACCATTGGGTAGAATCTTACCCTGGGCCACCGCCACCACATCAATCTGCCCCCAGATACTCCAACCCACAGCCAGGGCACAGAAGAGCATAATGGTCCAGGTAATCAACCGCCCAAAGGGGGATGGAGGGCGCTCTAGAACCTCCAAAACCGCCGGTTTAAAGGCGTTCTCATGATCCAGCTCCAACCCCTTAACCGGGGCCTGACGATCCTGCCGCCACGCCTGCCACGCCACACTCATATGTCGTACAAGGCCGCTAAACATGATCAGGCCTCCTTCTTGCCGGTGTTGATGGCTTGCGCCACCGCACCCATGCCCGACTGATGGTAGTGCATACGTGCAAACCACCCTTTTTTCTGTAGCAGCTCTGCATAACCGCCCTCTTCCATGATGACCCCTTTATCCATCACCATGATGCGGTTACAACCCCGCACCGCACTCAGACGGTGGGCAATGATAATCACGGTACGCCCCTGACAGATGGAGCGCATGTTCTCCTGAATGATCTTCTCCGACTCGTAATCCAGGGCGCTGGTGGCCTCATCAAAGATCAAAATGCGTGGATCACTGACCAACGCCCGTGCGATGGCGATGCGCTGCCGCTGACCACCGGAGAGGTTGCCACCATGTTCATCCAGTTCCGTCTCATAGCCCTGCTTAAGCTCGGAGATAAACTCCTCCGCCCCGGCCAGCTTGGCCGCCGCAATAACCCGCTCCATGGGAATACCGGGATCGCCAATGGCGATGTTCTCCCGCACCGAGCGCTTAAACAGAAAGTTCTCCTGCAGCACAACCCCCACCTGACGACGCAGCCAAGCGGGATCCACCTGCCCTAAATCCACCCCATCTACCAAAACCCGGCCCCGCTCTGGGGTGTAGAGGCGCTGTACCAGCTTGGTCACCGTGCTTTTACCGGAAC
Protein-coding sequences here:
- a CDS encoding HlyD family type I secretion periplasmic adaptor subunit, which produces MFSGLVRHMSVAWQAWRQDRQAPVKGLELDHENAFKPAVLEVLERPPSPFGRLITWTIMLFCALAVGWSIWGQIDVVAVAQGKILPNGHVKVIQPLEIGVVREIPVREGEQVAEGEVLVILDPTSTEADLVRFEENLLSAQLDMARWQALAEWDQGEQPQILYRSPDGAPEGRVQKQRWLLKDTLLAHRASLQGIGHELKKQMAELASAKEAVRKYQQLLPLIAKRANAQKTLMEKKLAAQSHWLELEQERVELQRDLAIQKSRLAELLAGLDVTRKRFAETEARFRKEVMEKYVESEQRVIDIEQELTKAARRNQLQVLRSPIDGVVQNLVIHTVGGVVQPAQELMRIVPTSGGIEVEAYLANKDIGFVEEGQAVEIKLETFPFTRYGLINGIVKKLSADAVEHEEMGLVYAARISMMKNTMQVGERLVNITPGMSVTAEIKTGKRRIIEFFLSPIQKSMQEGLRER